The nucleotide window CATCCTATACTCTTATACCCTTTATCGTAGAGCTTATTATAAGGAACATTATTTTTATTTATATATTCCCATACCTGTTCCCATGTCCAGTCAGCCAACGGATTTAACTTAATAATCCCTCCATTGACTTCGTCTATTTCTATTTTCCTTATCCTCCCTCTAGTGAAATTTTGTTCTCTCCTTAGCCCAGTTATCCAAGCTTCCATTCCATCCAACGCTCTCTTTAGGGGTCTAACTTTCCTCACTTCACAGCACGCCTTTCTAAGTTCAACACTTTTGTAAAATAAGTTGATTCCATACTTATTAACTAGATCTTCTACCTCTTTATAGTCTGGAAAATATATCCTTAAGTCTATGTTATACTTTTTCACTATTTCCTCTATTAAGTCATAACTTTCTTGGTGGAGTCTACCAGTATCTATTATAAAGACTCTTGGTTTTTCAGTAACCTTACTTAACATATCTAGTATTACCAAATCTTCAGCCTGAAGACTACAAGCTAAGGCGATTTTAGGGTAAAATTTCTCTATTCCCCATTTCAGCACTTCTAGGGGTTCCTTATCTTCGAACAATTTATTTAGGGAGTCTAACTCATCTTTGCTAAGCATCAGAATAATTGAGTAAGGATTAATACTTTAGTGTTTCGATATGTGCAAAATTTGCACAAATAGCTAAATATATAAGCTTACCCTTGACAAGATTAAGACTGTGAATCTCATAGGACATGGCAAGGTTGAGATAGTTGAGAGAATAAAAACGATTTCAGACTTTAAAGAGTTACATAGAATTGAAGTCAAGAGACAGTTAGCACATGAGATAGTGAGCATAGCTTACGGTTTCTTATCTCCATTAAAGGGTTTCATGAACTATGAGGAAGTTGACGGTGTGGTGGAAAACATGAGATTGCCAAATGGCGTGTTATGGCCAATACCATTAGTGTTCGATTATAGTCAAAATGAAAAGGTCAAGGAGGGAGATACTATAGGAATAACTTATTTAGGAAAGCCGTTGGCAATTATGAAGGTAAAGGAAATCTTCAAATACGATAAGCTGAAAATAGCAGAGAAGGTCTACAAGACTAAAGATATTAAGCACCCTGGAGTGAAAAGAACGTTGAGCTATGCAGATGCTTTCTTAGCAGGGGATGTTTGGCTAGTTAGGGAACCACAGTTTAATAAACCATATTCGGAATTCTGGTTAACTCCCAGAATGCACAGAACCGTCTTTGAGAAAAAGGGTTGGAAAAGAGTGGTTGCATTTCAAACTAGGAATGTTCCACATACTGGTCACGAATACTTAATGAAGTTCGCTTGGTTTGCAGCAAATGAGAACCAAAAGGTAGATGAACCTAGAACAGGTATTCTAGTTAACGTTGTCATTGGGGAGAAGAGAGTAGGTGATTATATAGATGAGGCAATTCTTTTGACTCATGATGCGTTATCTAAATACGGTTACATAAGTCCGAAAGTACACTTACTTTCATTTACTTTATGGGATATGAGGTATGCTGGACCTAGAGAGGCTCTGCTTCACGCTATAATTAGGAGCAATTTAGGATGTACTCACCACGTTTTTGGTAGGGACCATGCGGGGGTTGGGAATTACTATTCACCCTATGAGGCGCATGAAATATTTGACAGCATTAATGAAGAGGACTTACTGATAAAGCCGATATTTTTAAGGGAAAACTACTATTGCCCCAGATGTGGCAGTATAGAAAACGAAATACTCTGTGACCACAAAGATGAGAAGCAAGAGTTCAGTGGTAGCTTGATAAGGAGTATAATATTAGATGAGGTAAAGCCAACTAAAATGGTAATGAGACCAGAAGTATATGATGTTTTAATGAAGGCAGCCGAGCAATATGGGTTTGGGAGTCCCTTTGTGACCGAGGAATACTTGGAGAAGAGGCAGAGTATATTGGGGTGAATGGAAGTGAAAATCTACATTTGGCTAAATGAGGAGTTGAGTAGAAAGTTCGAGGAGTTAGGATTAA belongs to Saccharolobus solfataricus and includes:
- a CDS encoding phosphoadenylyl-sulfate reductase; translated protein: MLSKDELDSLNKLFEDKEPLEVLKWGIEKFYPKIALACSLQAEDLVILDMLSKVTEKPRVFIIDTGRLHQESYDLIEEIVKKYNIDLRIYFPDYKEVEDLVNKYGINLFYKSVELRKACCEVRKVRPLKRALDGMEAWITGLRREQNFTRGRIRKIEIDEVNGGIIKLNPLADWTWEQVWEYINKNNVPYNKLYDKGYKSIGCVPCTRPVKPWEHPRAGRWWWEQNSDKECGLHYREVK
- the sat gene encoding sulfate adenylyltransferase; translated protein: MNLIGHGKVEIVERIKTISDFKELHRIEVKRQLAHEIVSIAYGFLSPLKGFMNYEEVDGVVENMRLPNGVLWPIPLVFDYSQNEKVKEGDTIGITYLGKPLAIMKVKEIFKYDKLKIAEKVYKTKDIKHPGVKRTLSYADAFLAGDVWLVREPQFNKPYSEFWLTPRMHRTVFEKKGWKRVVAFQTRNVPHTGHEYLMKFAWFAANENQKVDEPRTGILVNVVIGEKRVGDYIDEAILLTHDALSKYGYISPKVHLLSFTLWDMRYAGPREALLHAIIRSNLGCTHHVFGRDHAGVGNYYSPYEAHEIFDSINEEDLLIKPIFLRENYYCPRCGSIENEILCDHKDEKQEFSGSLIRSIILDEVKPTKMVMRPEVYDVLMKAAEQYGFGSPFVTEEYLEKRQSILG